A part of Thermotoga petrophila RKU-1 genomic DNA contains:
- a CDS encoding ABC transporter ATP-binding protein, with the protein MSREILRVENLVKHFPIRAGVFKRIVGWVKAVDGVSFSINEGETFGLVGESGCGKTTIGMTLLRLYEPTSGRIIVDNENTTYYFMPRSKAKKYIKRTYLSRFVNMKESDVEKLEGVDREYARIFFEEAKGSPKKFMSILLDDLPEKRKKFRREMQIVFQDPYSSLNPRLRVKSIVGEGIVTHRIARGEEVEKRIKEILEDVGIPSAYVYRFPHEFSGGQRQRIGIARALALEPKLVVADEAVAALDVSIRSQIINLMEDLQREHKLTYIFISHDLAVVKHISDRIGVMYLGKMVELAPKKDLFEKPLHPYTVALMSAIPVPDPTKKRERIILKGDVPSPINPPSGCRFHTRCPIAKEICSKEEPAFREVEEGHFVACHFPGELR; encoded by the coding sequence GTGAGCAGGGAAATCCTTAGAGTTGAAAATCTGGTGAAACATTTTCCCATAAGGGCTGGTGTTTTTAAGAGAATTGTTGGATGGGTGAAGGCCGTCGATGGTGTCAGCTTCAGCATAAACGAGGGAGAAACCTTCGGCCTCGTTGGAGAGTCGGGTTGTGGAAAAACCACGATTGGAATGACCCTGCTCAGACTGTACGAGCCAACATCGGGACGCATCATCGTGGACAACGAAAACACGACCTACTACTTCATGCCGCGTTCCAAGGCAAAAAAATACATAAAGCGCACCTATCTGAGCAGGTTCGTCAACATGAAGGAGTCAGATGTGGAAAAACTGGAAGGTGTCGACAGAGAGTACGCCCGTATTTTCTTTGAGGAGGCAAAGGGTTCTCCAAAGAAGTTCATGTCCATTCTTCTCGATGATCTACCGGAGAAAAGGAAAAAATTTCGAAGAGAGATGCAGATAGTGTTCCAGGATCCATACAGTTCCCTGAACCCGAGGTTGAGAGTGAAGAGCATAGTGGGTGAAGGCATCGTCACACACAGGATCGCAAGGGGGGAAGAAGTAGAGAAACGAATCAAAGAAATCTTGGAGGATGTGGGTATTCCTTCGGCTTACGTGTACAGGTTTCCACATGAATTCTCCGGTGGTCAGCGCCAGAGAATCGGAATCGCACGTGCCCTGGCTTTGGAACCCAAACTCGTCGTGGCGGACGAGGCCGTCGCTGCTCTGGACGTCTCGATAAGAAGTCAGATCATAAACCTCATGGAAGATCTTCAGAGGGAACACAAACTCACGTACATTTTCATTTCGCACGATCTGGCTGTTGTAAAGCACATAAGCGATAGAATAGGTGTGATGTATCTTGGAAAGATGGTGGAACTTGCTCCTAAAAAAGACTTGTTCGAAAAACCGCTCCACCCTTACACTGTAGCTCTCATGTCTGCGATACCGGTACCTGATCCAACAAAGAAGAGGGAAAGAATCATTCTCAAAGGAGATGTTCCGAGCCCTATAAATCCGCCGTCTGGCTGTAGATTCCACACAAGATGTCCCATAGCGAAAGAGATTTGCTCCAAGGAAGAACCGGCTTTTCGAGAGGTTGAAGAGGGACACTTCGTCGCCTGTCACTTCCCGGGTGAGCTGAGGTGA
- a CDS encoding VIT1/CCC1 transporter family protein yields MKEILDFQKNEITEYHVYRKLSKRTNKKNAEILLAIAEDEKSHYEKLKNITGKDVKPSYIRMFWYSLLSVLFGLTFTLKLMENNEKKAERAYERLEKEYPEVVHILKDEEKHEEELLNMLDEERLNYVSSMVLGLNDALVELTGALAGLTFAFQNTKIVGLSGLITGIAAAFSMAASEYLSQRAEEGSGESKPLKAAIYTGIAYIVTVAVLVAPYLILKNPFLSLVLTLTGAVLIVLLFTFFVSVVKEKDFAKYFLEMFLLSFGVAGFSFLVGILARKIFGIEI; encoded by the coding sequence TTGAAAGAAATTCTTGATTTTCAGAAAAACGAGATCACTGAATACCACGTGTATCGAAAGCTATCGAAGAGAACGAACAAGAAAAACGCTGAGATCCTTCTTGCGATAGCGGAAGATGAGAAAAGCCACTACGAAAAACTGAAAAACATCACCGGGAAGGATGTTAAGCCTTCCTATATCAGGATGTTCTGGTACTCACTGCTTTCCGTTCTTTTTGGTTTGACTTTCACTCTCAAACTCATGGAAAACAACGAGAAAAAAGCGGAAAGAGCCTATGAAAGACTGGAGAAAGAGTATCCAGAAGTAGTCCATATTCTCAAAGACGAAGAAAAGCATGAAGAAGAGCTTCTGAACATGCTCGACGAAGAGCGTCTCAATTACGTGAGTTCTATGGTTCTCGGGTTGAACGATGCTCTCGTGGAACTGACGGGGGCACTCGCTGGTCTCACGTTCGCCTTTCAAAACACCAAGATAGTCGGATTGTCCGGCTTGATAACCGGTATCGCTGCAGCCTTCTCCATGGCAGCTTCCGAGTATCTTTCGCAGAGAGCGGAAGAAGGATCAGGTGAATCCAAACCCTTAAAAGCCGCCATCTACACAGGCATCGCTTACATCGTAACGGTCGCCGTGCTGGTGGCTCCATACCTCATACTCAAAAACCCATTCTTATCACTTGTCCTTACTTTGACGGGAGCCGTTCTCATAGTTCTTCTTTTCACCTTTTTTGTCTCGGTGGTTAAAGAGAAGGATTTCGCGAAATACTTTCTTGAGATGTTCCTTTTGAGTTTCGGTGTGGCAGGATTTTCTTTCCTCGTCGGTATACTCGCGAGGAAGATCTTTGGAATCGAAATCTGA
- a CDS encoding ABC transporter permease — protein sequence MTAYIIRRLLLLPLILLGVTFIVFSMIQSLGPDKLLAAYVNPNMLDKLTTEQMDALKEKYGLNDFFVVRYVKWLSNTLRGDLGWSLVGKEPVKDALLRRLPYTVELALYAIFPVVFVGIWLGVKAAVHRGKFLDHFIRIFAVVGWSFPDFVFGLLVLMIFYSILNWLPPGNLSMWAEEVIKSPEFHRYTKLVTIDALLNGRLDIFWDGLKHLIGPIITLSWLWWAYLLRITRSSMLEVLNKEYVRTARAKGLPEDVVINKHARRNALIPVTTVAGGMVIGLFSGTVIVETVFNRTGVGSFTAQAALQLDYASVMASALFFSTILVVGNLIIDILYALIDPRIRLG from the coding sequence GTGACCGCATACATCATACGAAGACTTCTGCTCTTGCCCCTGATTCTCTTAGGAGTAACTTTCATCGTCTTCTCGATGATCCAGTCCCTCGGGCCGGATAAATTGCTCGCAGCGTACGTCAACCCGAATATGCTGGACAAATTAACGACTGAGCAAATGGATGCCCTGAAGGAAAAGTACGGTTTGAACGACTTTTTCGTTGTGAGATACGTCAAATGGCTCTCAAACACTCTGAGAGGTGATCTCGGGTGGTCCCTTGTTGGGAAAGAACCGGTGAAAGATGCTCTTTTGAGAAGACTCCCATACACCGTTGAACTTGCGCTTTACGCCATCTTCCCTGTTGTATTTGTTGGAATATGGCTCGGTGTGAAGGCTGCGGTTCACAGAGGAAAATTCCTCGATCATTTCATAAGAATCTTCGCCGTGGTTGGCTGGTCTTTTCCTGATTTCGTCTTTGGATTGCTCGTTCTGATGATCTTCTACAGCATACTGAACTGGCTTCCTCCTGGGAATCTGAGTATGTGGGCTGAAGAAGTGATCAAATCTCCGGAGTTTCATCGCTACACAAAGCTCGTTACAATAGACGCACTTTTGAACGGCAGACTGGACATCTTCTGGGATGGGCTAAAGCACCTCATAGGTCCCATCATAACTCTTTCGTGGCTCTGGTGGGCGTATCTTCTGAGAATCACCAGGTCGAGCATGCTGGAAGTCCTGAACAAAGAATACGTGAGAACCGCCAGGGCAAAGGGTCTTCCCGAAGATGTGGTTATAAACAAACACGCCAGAAGAAACGCCTTGATTCCTGTTACCACGGTTGCCGGTGGTATGGTCATCGGTCTCTTCTCCGGTACCGTGATCGTGGAAACGGTCTTCAACAGAACGGGTGTGGGAAGTTTCACCGCGCAGGCAGCTCTGCAGCTCGATTACGCTTCGGTGATGGCTTCTGCGTTGTTTTTCTCAACAATTCTTGTTGTTGGAAATCTCATAATAGATATTCTGTACGCCCTTATAGACCCCAGAATAAGACTTGGATGA
- the groES gene encoding co-chaperone GroES, which yields MKVIPLGERLLIKPIKEEKKTEGGIVLPDSAKEKPMKAEVVAVGKIDDEEKFDIKVGDKVIYSKYAGTEIKIDDEDYIIIDVNDILAKIEE from the coding sequence ATGAAAGTGATACCTCTCGGTGAAAGGCTTCTCATCAAGCCCATCAAAGAGGAAAAGAAGACTGAGGGAGGAATCGTTCTTCCAGATTCCGCAAAGGAGAAACCGATGAAGGCAGAGGTCGTAGCCGTGGGAAAGATCGATGACGAGGAAAAATTTGACATCAAAGTTGGAGACAAGGTTATTTACTCCAAATATGCGGGTACAGAAATAAAGATTGATGATGAGGATTACATCATCATCGATGTGAATGACATACTCGCGAAAATCGAAGAGTGA
- a CDS encoding ABC transporter ATP-binding protein codes for MTEPLLRVENLKTYFYTEDGVVKAVDGVSFEVREGETLGIVGESGSGKSVTSLSIMRLLDQNGKIVDGKIIFKGRNLLELSESEMRKIRGKEIAMIFQEPMVALNPVFTIGDQIMEAIILHQNVSEKEARKMAIDLLRKVGIPEPEKRVDEYPHQLSGGMRQRAMIAMALSCRPSLLIADEPTTALDVTIQAQILELMKELQKEYGMAIILITHDMGVVAEMSDKVAVMYAGKVVEYGDVKTIFTEPKHPYTYALLESIPRIDVEQERLKSIPGNVPDPLNFPPGCKFHPRCEFFEKGKCDVEEPELEDLDGNHKVRCFFWQKLDEMRHAKSEV; via the coding sequence TTGACAGAGCCTCTGCTTAGGGTGGAAAATCTGAAAACCTATTTCTATACAGAAGACGGTGTGGTGAAGGCGGTCGATGGTGTTTCTTTTGAGGTCAGAGAGGGAGAAACCCTGGGCATCGTTGGGGAATCCGGAAGTGGAAAAAGTGTGACATCGCTCTCAATAATGAGACTCCTGGATCAGAACGGAAAGATAGTTGATGGAAAGATCATCTTCAAAGGAAGGAATCTTCTCGAACTTTCAGAGAGCGAAATGAGGAAGATCAGAGGAAAAGAGATCGCCATGATATTTCAAGAACCCATGGTGGCTTTGAACCCTGTTTTCACGATAGGGGATCAGATAATGGAGGCAATAATTCTTCACCAGAACGTCTCTGAAAAAGAAGCGAGAAAAATGGCTATAGATCTTCTCAGAAAAGTGGGAATTCCCGAACCTGAAAAGAGAGTGGATGAGTACCCCCACCAGCTCTCCGGTGGGATGAGACAGAGGGCTATGATAGCCATGGCACTCTCCTGCAGACCGAGTCTTCTCATAGCGGACGAACCCACCACCGCTCTCGACGTGACCATACAGGCTCAGATCCTGGAGCTCATGAAGGAACTCCAGAAAGAATACGGAATGGCAATCATTCTGATCACCCACGATATGGGCGTCGTTGCGGAAATGTCCGATAAAGTTGCTGTCATGTACGCGGGAAAGGTGGTCGAGTACGGAGACGTGAAAACCATCTTCACCGAACCCAAGCACCCCTACACCTATGCTCTTCTCGAATCCATTCCCAGAATAGACGTAGAACAGGAGAGACTGAAGAGCATTCCGGGAAACGTACCCGACCCGCTCAACTTCCCTCCGGGATGTAAATTCCATCCCAGATGTGAATTCTTCGAAAAAGGAAAATGCGACGTTGAAGAACCTGAACTGGAAGACCTGGATGGCAATCACAAGGTGAGGTGTTTCTTCTGGCAAAAACTCGATGAAATGAGACATGCAAAAAGCGAGGTGTGA
- a CDS encoding ABC transporter permease — protein sequence MNQEFKRIMKRFFRDPSAIIGFSLVLFFVVIAILAPVIAPPIHPLTRAKLPDPYLMPVVSWNQSPQPPTTKEDALAKNPNREPIRCVDYHPFGVIGGRDILYGIVWGTRTAFKIGLIVTLARLLIGVFIGSISGYFGGWIDEVLMRITDIFLSIPFLIAAVVLTTVLGTGLDKVMIAMIVFGWMGAARLIRGNILQVREEQFVLAAKAIGVPDFLIILKHVLPNTIFPVLIWASMNMGSLVITAAVLSFLGLGAPQGYADWGSILSYSRDWMMEIGKHWYALVYPGTAMVLFVLGWNLLGDALRDAFDPRLKF from the coding sequence GTGAACCAGGAATTCAAAAGAATAATGAAGAGATTTTTTAGAGATCCATCCGCCATCATAGGGTTCTCTCTGGTGCTCTTCTTTGTGGTGATAGCCATTCTCGCGCCTGTTATAGCTCCTCCCATTCACCCGCTCACCAGAGCCAAGCTACCCGATCCTTACTTGATGCCCGTGGTGAGCTGGAATCAGAGCCCACAACCCCCTACCACGAAAGAGGATGCCCTGGCGAAGAATCCCAACAGAGAACCTATACGCTGTGTTGATTATCATCCATTCGGTGTCATTGGTGGCCGTGATATTCTATACGGAATCGTCTGGGGCACAAGAACGGCTTTCAAGATAGGTCTCATAGTCACACTCGCAAGACTCCTGATAGGAGTGTTCATAGGTTCAATCTCAGGTTACTTTGGAGGATGGATAGATGAGGTTCTCATGAGGATCACCGATATCTTTCTCTCTATTCCTTTCCTCATAGCGGCTGTTGTGCTGACAACCGTTCTCGGGACAGGTCTCGACAAGGTTATGATAGCGATGATCGTGTTTGGATGGATGGGAGCGGCAAGGCTCATCAGAGGAAACATTCTTCAGGTGAGGGAAGAACAATTCGTTCTGGCAGCGAAAGCAATAGGTGTGCCCGATTTTCTCATCATACTGAAACACGTTCTTCCGAATACCATTTTCCCCGTCCTGATATGGGCTTCCATGAACATGGGATCTCTCGTGATAACGGCCGCTGTGCTCAGTTTCTTGGGACTCGGTGCCCCCCAGGGATACGCCGACTGGGGATCCATCCTCAGTTACTCGAGAGACTGGATGATGGAGATAGGAAAGCACTGGTACGCCCTCGTTTATCCCGGTACCGCTATGGTTCTCTTCGTTCTGGGATGGAATCTGCTGGGCGATGCGCTCAGAGACGCTTTCGATCCAAGGCTAAAATTCTAA
- a CDS encoding ABC transporter ATP-binding protein: MATLLEVKNLSTWFYMEEGVVKAVNDVNFSLNSNEVLGIVGETGSGKSVTVKSIMRLIKPPGKIVSGEIIYKGQDILKIPEKEMHRIRGKEIAMIFQDPMMSLNPLYTIGDQLMETIRYHLGYDKRRAYLRAVEMLELVGIPEPEKRMNNYPFEFSGGMRQRVVIAIALSCNPSVLIADEPTTALDVTIQAQILELMKELQKEFKTGLIFITHDLGVIASMADRIMVMYGGRQVEIGTSDQIFYSPRHPYTKMLLRSVPRVDKRLEKLESIPGQPPRMVDIPPVCPFLPRCPRRVERCLKELPELSEIEENHYVRCFNPVEEEVSLERNS; this comes from the coding sequence TTGGCAACGCTTCTGGAAGTGAAAAACCTCAGCACGTGGTTTTACATGGAAGAAGGTGTAGTCAAAGCCGTGAACGATGTGAACTTCTCGCTGAATTCCAACGAAGTTCTCGGAATTGTCGGTGAGACTGGTTCCGGCAAGAGTGTGACAGTGAAATCCATAATGCGCCTCATAAAGCCTCCCGGAAAAATAGTGAGCGGTGAGATCATATACAAAGGTCAGGATATACTGAAGATACCCGAAAAAGAAATGCACAGGATTCGAGGAAAAGAGATCGCAATGATCTTTCAGGATCCGATGATGTCTCTTAATCCGCTTTACACGATAGGAGACCAGCTCATGGAAACGATCAGGTATCATCTTGGCTACGACAAGAGAAGAGCCTATCTGAGAGCGGTGGAAATGCTGGAACTCGTTGGAATACCGGAACCCGAAAAAAGAATGAACAACTATCCATTCGAATTCTCAGGTGGAATGAGGCAGAGGGTGGTTATAGCCATCGCCCTGTCCTGCAATCCCAGTGTGCTCATAGCGGATGAGCCCACCACCGCCCTCGATGTGACCATACAGGCACAGATCCTGGAACTCATGAAAGAACTTCAAAAAGAGTTCAAAACGGGACTCATCTTCATAACACACGATCTTGGTGTGATCGCTTCCATGGCAGACAGGATTATGGTGATGTACGGAGGAAGACAGGTCGAGATAGGAACATCCGATCAGATCTTCTACTCACCCAGACACCCTTACACGAAGATGCTCCTGAGAAGCGTGCCGAGAGTGGATAAAAGACTTGAAAAGCTCGAGTCCATACCGGGGCAACCCCCAAGGATGGTCGACATACCACCGGTGTGTCCCTTCTTGCCTCGCTGTCCAAGAAGAGTGGAGAGGTGCTTGAAAGAATTACCAGAGCTTTCCGAGATAGAAGAAAACCACTACGTCAGATGTTTCAATCCGGTTGAGGAGGAAGTGAGTCTTGAAAGAAATTCTTGA